The Sabethes cyaneus chromosome 3, idSabCyanKW18_F2, whole genome shotgun sequence DNA window AATAATTTCAGCAGCATGAAAATAACGCCCAAGCGGCATTCGATCATCCGGACTAGAATCAACAGTAACTTGCATCCATGTATTATTTTTGGTGTCAAACTGACGAATGTCATTCAAGGGACCATGTGACAGTGAATATCCACCAAACATCCACAATGAACCGCGACGATCAGCAACCAAGGAATGTCCAAAGCGAGGTAATGTTTTCCGAAGATGTTCGTAGCTTTCCGAAATAAGATAAGAATTGAAAAGCTCTGAAAACACTATGTTCGATAACTTGGTTAGCCGTGAACAGTCAGTTCCTCCGTATCCTTGACTGCAAATACAACGCCCATAACCAACGTCACATATACCTTGTTTTTGCTCAACATTACAGTCGGAAGGGCATATTTTTAACGCACACCGTGGACCTGCAAATCCTTTAGGGCAAATGCATTTATCATCAATGCATACGTAAGGTCGCTTACATGTGTTTATGGTACAGCTCATTACAGTGTAGATGGCATTGAATCCCTGTCCGTGTCCTCCCTGTTTGTAATGTATTGTAAGATGCCCAGATCGTGCTTCAGCAAGCCACGGACTACGATCTTCACTACAAAATACTGCTAGTAAGTGCTTCTGTTGTGTAACTCCGGTTAAGTCAGGCAAACCGTCGTACACATATACAGCATTCTGCCCGCAGGTAACATTCATTTCATGCGGTTCAATTTCAAACTGAATGAtggcatttttcaagtcaaCACCATGTTTGACATAGGGACTAACAATCCAGAGACATTCCCGAACCTCCGTGCCTCCCCAAGCTGAACGATGTGACTGATAGGAACCGATTCCTTGCGTTCCAACCTGTGTCAATACTCCACGAGCTTCGCATTGATAGTAGCATTGGCCACCAGCCCTAGGATCGCCGTAAAAGTTTCGATTGCACACTTCACATTTCAATCCTTCTGTGTTGTCTTGACAGTAACATTCTCCAGTTAAAGAATCACAAACCCCCAACGCTTTGTTTCCATGACCGTTGCAATCACAAGGCTGACATCCCGTTTCAGATGTAGCGTTTCCGTAGCTTCCTGAGCTGCATCGCTCACAATACAACCCTTCAGTCCAATTCATACATTTGTCACATTTTCCCACACCTTGTAGACACGTCGAATGATTGTTGCATTCACAATTCTGGCTACAATCAACTCCTGTCCAACCAAGATCACATTGGCACTTGTATTCCGGTCCACCGGAGCAGTAACCATGAATACACGTCTCGTAACAAGTTTGAACACAATTTCTCACTCCATCACCTAGGAAACCTTTTCTGCAACGACAGCTATACGAGCCGTGAGTGTTAGTGCATTCTGCCTGTTCGTGACAGTCATGTAAACCTAGTTCACATTCATCCACATCAGGGCATTGTGCGTAAGACCATTGAGCGTTATTGGCTGTAACATTCAACGCCACATTGCAATCTAATGCCGATTGGTTAAAATCGCCTTGCATGCAGACGCCTTCTATTGGATTATCGGTCACGTAGCACCAGCCACAACTGAGAGACCGTAAACAGTGGGAACAATTCAAGTGACTGGCGCAGGATTTACACTGTTGCTGCAGTTGAACGCCACTTGAGCTTTCTTGTGTTTGACTTGTTATTCCAATTGGCATTGTTTGATCCAACCATTCGCGACAAAGTCCAAACTGGTACTCCGATGTGTACACGGAGAAGCTAAAACACTGGCTTGTAGCTTCGCACCAAACACAACGGCCTCGATCGTTTAGACAAGAAGAGCAATTAGTACGTAGATAGCAAGGTATCGGACACTGACTGAGGTCAACCACTGCTGTGGCTGAGCGACCCTTGCGCGAACAGCGTGCATCCTCGGCCCACCATTCACACTGACCAGTATTTATGCACTGCTCACATGATATGTAATTAGAGCAATTAGAACATTGTGCTGGTTGAACCGTCAAATAACGCCAGTGATTTCCTTTCCGACACATCACCGATTCTTTTTCCTGCCGTGAGATACATAAATTTGTCATTTCGCACCAACCACACAATGAATCCGATAAACAGTGCAAACAATTGGTGTATAGGCTGCAAGAACCATTCGAATATGGCTCTAAGTACTCAAACGTAAATGTTTTCGCATTTTCCTGACCAACCACACTATGCTGTAAACCCATTTTGCTAACCTGCTGATGATGGCTCTGGATTCCAACGTTTACATTACGTTTCGCTTGGAAATCAACCATAACTCGAAACCACGGTTCCAAACTTCTCCATTGAGCCATTTCACATACGGTTTGGCTGGCGGTAATGTTGACTGTCACCACTGGGATCATTTTTTTCTTGGGATCATGATGAGGTCTGTTTGTCAACGCCATTCGCAATACAGCCTGTGAATAACTAGCACATGCCCTCAACCGCTCGCCGGCTCCCTCCCATATTGCAGGGGGACGAATAAATCCAAGAAGTCTAGCAACAACCTGTCCGTTGAGGGATTGTTCTGCATGAGTGGTTGTCGATGGAATGTTGAAATCTACCATTGTAGCATTGACGATCATTACCATGTCCGGCATAGACCAATTAACCGGATCCAAATATTTAAGAAATGTCAACCCTGGTCGTGTGTCCATTTGAGTACACTGGTCAGGGCTTGAAATCTCTGTTCCTTTTGAGCCCCACCAGCCGGGATTTTGTGATGGCGTGTCCTCGCCACAAACTCCGTAGTTGTCATCTTTATGATGACAGCGAGCATTCTGAACGCACCACGTGCATCGATCTAGTCCTAATTTGCTTGCAATTGATTTAAAACTACCAAGAGATGAGGACCCATGAATTAAACAAGAATGACAATCACCTAATGATGGACATATACCGCGGCATCTCGTGGTTTGCAAATTTGTCGTACAGTTTGCTCCAATTGTTCTTCCATAGCAAACACTATCAGCTGAACACCAACCACATTCCGGGTCTGATAGACACTCGTTGAGAGAGGTATGTTTGGGACAAGCGGCTTCTGGTTCGAAAGTATCATCGTTTTGCACTATTAGCATTGGTGGCAGGGTATAGGCAAGCAAATCACCATTGACATTTCCATGGTATCCTCCAACAAGAAACAAAGTATTGCCGTTCCGTATAGCAGCAGCGTGAGCAAATACGCCTTGCTGCTTGGGATATCGAAATTTCCTATTTGTTCCTAGGACGTTAGGATTAACCCAATTGTGGCAGCCTAGATGGTACAGATACATTTGATTATCGTAACAAATCTCCTCTTTATTGTGCCTATGCGAGTATCCTCCAAACACTAATAAATAGTTCCCGATAATTGACGTTGTGTGAAAAGCACGTTCTCTTGGAATGTATGCATCTCGTAACGGTGtgcgaagatacattatctcTGTCCAGTGAAAATGGTCTATTTGAAACATGAACATGCGATCTGATAGTTTTGAAAATCGAGCAAATCCCGCAATTACTCCACCGTACACTATCAAAGAGTTCGAGTATTTATGGAAGGAAACAGTATGTGCTACAATTCGTAGATCGAGTGTTTTTCCTCCTCTGGGAATTACTTCTTCCCACTGTTCTATGGACGGTTTGTTGGATAATTTGATTCTGAATAACCTAGAGGAAAACTCTCCATTTTCTAATGCTCCTCCAAATAGATATAGATAGGGACCAGCTTTAGTAAGTGTATGACGAGTTAGCGGAGGAGGCTTAAATGTTGAATTAGTTGCTCTTTCAGACCATGTGCCTCCTTTATCGCTAATATTATATAGCCATAAATCATTGGACAATTGACCACTGGAAAGTTTACCACCAAAAATCACGAAACCATCTTCAACGACACACGCTGCGTGTCCATATCTTCCCAAAGGCCTCGAACTGTTGCCATATACTGCTCTAAAGGGGCCGGTTCTATTGTCTGCTAGAGAGTAAATGAAGTTATTGAAGAAATTTGGTTCCCGTTTGAGCCCCAGCATCACGCTAGCTTCCTCCGATAAAAGCATTCCTCGTCTTGCTTTACCACGCATTTGTTCTACAGATTGTTGCTCTTCACTTCCTAGTATAATACCCCATTCATTCTCCCATCTGCTCTGATTAAATCGGTAGATATTTAAACTGCCTAGCACTTTGTTCAGATTGTAGCCACCGAAAACATACAATGAGTCTTTTGGGGCATAATACACTGCCGTATGGGTTGCCCGCGGGGCCAAGCCATTTTTTGAATTAGACAACCAGTGCCATTCATTTGGAGCAGGGTTCATTTTATGAAGACTGCATGACTGGCCTGAGTATTCCTAAAAAGAGATATGCAAATACTCGACTAGAtggcacttcaaaataaatttactcaCATTTGAGCAAATGCATCTCGCATTTTGGCATGTTCCTCGACCTTCATCCGATCCACAATTTTCTGGGCAGGCATCCTGACTGCAATCGTTGCCTATCCATTTATCATAGCAAACACAAACATGATCAACACATTTGCCATGGTTGGTACAATTGTTTGGACAATTCGTCACAGAGAACTCCGCTTTAAAACCCTCTAATACGTAATTAGTGTCGCTATACAGGAGTACCAGCATCTacagtaaaaaatgaaaatcttAATCCTCATTATCAATAGGTTATCGTATTGATTACTTACGTTCCCAGATGAAGCGACAACTTTTTGAGGTTCAGTTTTTCCACTGAAGCTGCCAAGCAATGGGGATCGAAACGAATCACCGTcgtaaatgaaaatataatcaTACGAGCATTCTGTTCCCATGCTACGAAAAGTGAGGGTAATAAACTGACTACTATTCCGGGCACGAATCAGCCATTCGCAGTGTGAATCCTGTGTGTAATTAAACCCAGTGGGTCCATCGCTGATTTCACCGTAAGCTTCTTTAAATACTCTCCTAGTTTTATCGCAGGACTGCTGTTGATTTTTTGCAAAAGCCACGCAGattacagaaaaaaacaaactgtAGAACAAAATCAACAAGCTCTGCATTCTCGTTTTTTCGATGGAGCTAACGTCGGTAATGTTCATATAACGATTGTCTCATTCTCCGATTAACATTTAGGTTTAGCTAGTGCTTATTTAGTTCTCCTGATTATAGATTTCTTTTTTATCGGGAAAACTATCGTGAAGTCTGTTTGGGAGTAACCTGTATTTGGATTTAAAATATAAAGAGGGAATAATTTCAATTAACTTGTCTGCGACTAAAAACAATCTCATAACAAACGAATAGTTCGAATACATTGTTCGTACCTATCAATGATTACTCACCTGCAGAAACCTTTTAGTCAGCAGTAACGTTGTATGTGCTACTGAATGATTTTGTTCTGTCAAATTTAGCCATCCTGCTCACCGGAGAACATTCTTTTTTGGAATTTAGTAGTATTTAGTTGTATTCACATAAttaaaaactaaacaataaCTGTGACACAAAATATTGCTCTAACAAAACTAAAATGCATATTATGTTCACTTTAAAAATTTATCAGGATGCAACTACAGTTAACCGTATTAACGTTCgcgatgaaaaaatattcaacaaattGAATAATCTGATATGTTAATTGTTCAGAATGTGCTGTTGAACAGCAAAAGAGTAAAATTTGTTCTTTGCTTTACTTGCTTATACAACTTTTCTGTCATTGTCACATTAATCTCAAGATGCCTCATAAGGATGGTAACGAAACACGAAAGTAATAAGGTAATTTATGAGACGGCGGGACGCAGCTGATTTCGCATGCTATTGTGTTTTTGACATTCACTGGTAACAAGGTAAGGAcactataaggttttgcacgggcgagcataacctcacttctttgacgtctatcagtggtttgtttacatggacttggaacatgggttaacaagttggaactgaatattgcttaaggccttaacggcaagtcagaaaagcacaaaaactgccattctgagtagtttggagggcgacactgctggataatatgcttttaaaacgtttaactccaatttatgcatatcgcgttcgcctaacaaatagtaaacaaaccacgagtggatgtcaaatgggtgaattgcgttcattccggttcattcgtgacgtcaccttgcaaaaccttatagttcgacctacacacttaaaaataagcaccgaattcggtaaaattttaccgaaatctaaacagctgaacgttcggtaaaattttttattttaccaaacgttactaaagactAGTTACTACAGTTTCGCGTTTCAATTTGCGTACTTTTTGAAACGTCTTTaattagggtagatgatccattagttgcgctactaagcacaatataacttcattttgcttgtttattgaggtatatgattcaattaatgcttgtggaatataaatttatcaaatacaaggtatttgtcacaaggcaagacaattgttttcgttgtacgagaagcgttataaagaaaaaatgaattttcctattcaattatattgtgctaacagttgcgctaatgtttccttaattaagtttgatgttcctttaattgtgttattctatatacattgctaggttgctaagtgaaaaaacatcgtagcaaaactatagatgagcgcctatagttgtgcgctccaactgcgcgttggattttggaaaatgagcattttagcaaataatgctttaattttaaatggtgtagtctaactactaATACTTCTAAAaccctgttttatataatgaatgtaattgttttatctaaaatgctacggttacgaaaatatgcattaataatgaatagtagcgcaactattggtactaccacaactattggatcaagtaccctacataataaaaaacaaatatggactgcaacaaaagaaaatttgacagaaatattgccttttcttcaaataataatatattgcatgaattcagtgtcctacccaggtaaccaataagcattagtataagcagtaaatcaatcgtttattagcatccctggcgttttatactgcaggttgctgtttatcagccttttgactgcagaactgttgtaaattggcatccacaattctatttaaattcttattGTCGGTAacaagctgcaaataagcattgtcagcactataagagggttagcagtaaagtagccgcttattttgccaaaatagcatttaagtagcatttagggcaacttaaatgcttattgacttgcctttaaattgcattagaaatgcttattggttacctgggtaatatacacaatttatggaaattttgattccgtatctgttttcactatatgaaaagaaaacactcgaGCTCCAGTCCCAGTTTAAAAAGCTTGCTGATTTGGACGTACAGACGCAAATTTTGGTGGTGTATTGCAAACTTTCTAGCAAAATAACAACCTTGACAATATCCTAAATAATAGCTTTTCTCTACCTGTTTCTTAGGAatctatttgatgaatgtttcagcGGTTTCAGCACTGGTGCGAAAACTGCTGTGTTAcgtgactcataacgaatatacgttatatacggggtcgggtctcgtaactcacaaactttgtggtttttcatttatttgatcataaattcgaatagagcatacaaatgTCAACTAtttaacataagaaattacatgtttactccaaaaatgaaagcatgagagattttagaatttcggaaataggggtgcgtcatgagtcaggtaacacgtAGCACCgggtcgaaaactagatcccttacccaCGGTACTGCTGGGCAGCCATGCTtatgcagtcaacatctaaccatttgcgtaaatgagaCAGCATGACACTGCtgtacgttctgttcgtttcactctgcaaagccagtaccgtgtacccccgttggtatgaccttctttaatctgaacatttttaatctgtaccccggtggtatgaatgcgttcacattaaaaaccggtcaagcgtcacacacaattgacgttaaagttgaccggtaaattaaaaaaaaagcaaaaaatcttaatgcgtttcctcttgcttcggagctttggcaatatagctcatatgcaacttacctctctccagcactcaaaatagaccatttgagttaaaactgccgagccaatttcgtcttctacaaatCAAACCtctagaattcgcgcatgtttgaaatgttttcaaaacgtttgttttcgtcaaatcaaaacaacaagttcatagggtgcgcgtcttgcgcgtatgtgaaaatgaatagagttaccaaatattcagatgaaaaatgaactcgcccaatctgaacgagctatttttcatattagcgggggttgagtgtacacggagaataaaaatgtagtttcaaccatatttatggttgttttacgctcaaacaaaaatttcgttttgtttcaaactgaaatgtatgattgaaatggaaatatttattgttatatcaatgttaacttcaaatttgaaaatactttacttttaattcaaaactgttattttcttgattcaaacaaaATCTCCTtttgaaaaaacaatattttcaggttgttataaaaatattttattgaggcttaaagcaacaatcattttgtttgacacaaactggagctttttcgctccgtgtagtTACTCACGTTTAGTGCCACTATGTTGCAGTAAATATAATTAACCGTATATGCGTTGTAGATTAGATCTGTATGTTTTTAGATAAGTAGATAATAGTTTAGCGTAAGAAATCCCTTTAGATTCAATTTAGTTTATAATATTTTAGGCacttttgaaattaataataaaGAACAAACTagattttaagtaaaaattttcACCGCACTTACTCCACATGTACTACTTGCGATTAGAGAAAAGAAAATGACGGTCTCAATTGTCGAGATCAGAGGATGACTAGCAGATGACGTTCGGTCGCTCACGGTTGCCAGTCGGCGGAGTATCGGCACTTGCCGCAAGTGTGTGACACTCCCCTCGAGTACGCTGTTGAAGTTGCAACGGCTTATTCTCCATTGGATCGACGTCCAGGATGGCAATCTTGACTACCGGTCTCTCCAGCAATCCGCTTGCAGTTTGCACTGTAACTCGTCGTACTTACCCATCGCTAGAGCGGGCGGCCTTCGCGATGCGGTCCCGCGGCCAGCAGTTCCATGGGAGCCCGTTTTCCACGATTAAAGCTAGTTGACCTTCCTCTCGGTTTTCCAGGTTGAAACCATTTTGTCCTCTTCGTCAAGGTGGGCAAGTACTCAGTCACCCATTTCTTCCAGAATACATCTGGGACATCTTCCACGACTACTTTAGCACCATGGGTCGGACGTCGAAAGCGATCGGAGGATAGCTAGCAAAAGAAAACCCTAACAAGAAGTGGTCAGGTGTTAACGGGAGCTCAGTTTCAGTGTCTAGTGATACATGTGTTAGCGGTCTAGAGTTAATGATCGATCATCTCGATCTCTATAACCATTGATCTGAGGATCTCGTCGGATGGTAGACGTGGTGGCTTGAACTCCTTCATAACTTTCTTAAACGACTGCACTAGCCTCTTCCAGCAACCTCCGAAATTGGGAGCGACTGGCGGGTTGAAGGTCCACTTTGTGTTTGCCAAAGTGAAGATGGTCATCAATTGCTCCTCTTCCACGATTTTCAAAGCTTCTCGTAACTCTCATGAAGCCCCAACAAAATTGGTGCCTCGGTCGCTAATGATCTCGAAGGTGTTTCTCTTCTCGTAATAAAATTGCCCAAAGCAAGGATACAGGAATCCGTTGAAAGCGACTGGGCGAGTTCAATGTGGACTCCTCTCGGCGTCGGGCAGGTGAGTAAGACACCCCATCATTTTTCAACTCGTTTGCTGACTAATACCAACCCGGAATATGAAAACGGTGTCTGATAAGCCGCCAGGCGTGCAGGAGGCTCCGGGTCCGCTCGGTGTATCTTGGCAATTTCTGCGTACACGATTGTACTCTGATCGCAACCGAGGAACACAGTATTTGAGCCTTAATTCGCTCAATACTGTCTGATGGTTTCGGTGACGGTACGTTTCGTGGTACCTGGCGATTATCAAATCGGTCACAAAGTGTTGCTTGGGAAGCAGGATGGGGTGCTtaggtagctgaattgcaagagcaatggctgtttacgggttggtttaaggcgatcaaagctgcataaagtaagcacttaaatggtgtttaaataagcgatgtttaagctactttaagtttttcaaacc harbors:
- the LOC128741700 gene encoding multiple epidermal growth factor-like domains protein 8 produces the protein MNITDVSSIEKTRMQSLLILFYSLFFSVICVAFAKNQQQSCDKTRRVFKEAYGEISDGPTGFNYTQDSHCEWLIRARNSSQFITLTFRSMGTECSYDYIFIYDGDSFRSPLLGSFSGKTEPQKVVASSGNMLVLLYSDTNYVLEGFKAEFSVTNCPNNCTNHGKCVDHVCVCYDKWIGNDCSQDACPENCGSDEGRGTCQNARCICSNEYSGQSCSLHKMNPAPNEWHWLSNSKNGLAPRATHTAVYYAPKDSLYVFGGYNLNKVLGSLNIYRFNQSRWENEWGIILGSEEQQSVEQMRGKARRGMLLSEEASVMLGLKREPNFFNNFIYSLADNRTGPFRAVYGNSSRPLGRYGHAACVVEDGFVIFGGKLSSGQLSNDLWLYNISDKGGTWSERATNSTFKPPPLTRHTLTKAGPYLYLFGGALENGEFSSRLFRIKLSNKPSIEQWEEVIPRGGKTLDLRIVAHTVSFHKYSNSLIVYGGVIAGFARFSKLSDRMFMFQIDHFHWTEIMYLRTPLRDAYIPRERAFHTTSIIGNYLLVFGGYSHRHNKEEICYDNQMYLYHLGCHNWVNPNVLGTNRKFRYPKQQGVFAHAAAIRNGNTLFLVGGYHGNVNGDLLAYTLPPMLIVQNDDTFEPEAACPKHTSLNECLSDPECGWCSADSVCYGRTIGANCTTNLQTTRCRGICPSLGDCHSCLIHGSSSLGSFKSIASKLGLDRCTWCVQNARCHHKDDNYGVCGEDTPSQNPGWWGSKGTEISSPDQCTQMDTRPGLTFLKYLDPVNWSMPDMVMIVNATMVDFNIPSTTTHAEQSLNGQVVARLLGFIRPPAIWEGAGERLRACASYSQAVLRMALTNRPHHDPKKKMIPVVTVNITASQTVCEMAQWRSLEPWFRVMVDFQAKRNVNVGIQSHHQQVSKMGLQHSVVGQENAKTFTFEYLEPYSNGSCSLYTNCLHCLSDSLCGWCEMTNLCISRQEKESVMCRKGNHWRYLTVQPAQCSNCSNYISCEQCINTGQCEWWAEDARCSRKGRSATAVVDLSQCPIPCYLRTNCSSCLNDRGRCVWCEATSQCFSFSVYTSEYQFGLCREWLDQTMPIGITSQTQESSSGVQLQQQCKSCASHLNCSHCLRSLSCGWCYVTDNPIEGVCMQGDFNQSALDCNVALNVTANNAQWSYAQCPDVDECELGLHDCHEQAECTNTHGSYSCRCRKGFLGDGVRNCVQTCYETCIHGYCSGGPEYKCQCDLGWTGVDCSQNCECNNHSTCLQGVGKCDKCMNWTEGLYCERCSSGSYGNATSETGCQPCDCNGHGNKALGVCDSLTGECYCQDNTEGLKCEVCNRNFYGDPRAGGQCYYQCEARGVLTQVGTQGIGSYQSHRSAWGGTEVRECLWIVSPYVKHGVDLKNAIIQFEIEPHEMNVTCGQNAVYVYDGLPDLTGVTQQKHLLAVFCSEDRSPWLAEARSGHLTIHYKQGGHGQGFNAIYTVMSCTINTCKRPYVCIDDKCICPKGFAGPRCALKICPSDCNVEQKQGICDVGYGRCICSQGYGGTDCSRLTKLSNIVFSELFNSYLISESYEHLRKTLPRFGHSLVADRRGSLWMFGGYSLSHGPLNDIRQFDTKNNTWMQVTVDSSPDDRMPLGRYFHAAEIIISKQAIFIYGGLSRNKQNHQILDDFWQFGLQTQRWSLVNQNGVKPPPLAGHSMTLIKEADREILLVIGGFSLNTGMSNNVWMFDLSSNSWSKLATSGAKPDSIFGHSTVCHPSSQILYLFGGIVAFDGKSKISNKLYAFDFKNLKWTELPAFINRPSDHLPQARYLHSAVTTDSYMLIFGGRTNPDSISDPMLAYVYKCNQWVRLNGDIEIIGSGFGQTYALAMTQDPESEEFYAVGGWDGSSYIRVTKINLPQDLCDLWSSSKYICRQYMGCSFCAVKTVDQYISHCYSVGSSEVCDAQNGTLSFNNGAPCNDEWISKRNCSLFDSCTACLASYPSHAEQQPVCGWCQDCGARGKCLPNNSDCDSKAKCSSNQTMIISLDSCPTVSGCVASDCESCHSIPNCSWTFNGKYSQCQLRNETDSNKKPPACRPDCHTYTSCSSCLNQSLSENDRTDCRWSTQLNECISSRYQPLYCAGSICGLVLEPMDADKCPEQCGSFLQCATCLRHAHCGWCSRNGTEGDGVCTEGSLDSPIDYPAASTCDVIYMVKNKLTHVEPGDRFTWNYVKCPPENECANSHHNCNVKSERCVDLLHGYECQCAEGYRPDPTGVCVPVCRQGCVRGSCVEPDKCECDFGYVGANCSIQCQCNGHSKCAGPDQLDKCLHCHNNTLGDQCEKCMPFYVRDPRNNGECIPCSEYCYGHTDLCVAKDMEPLVRNMSRAELAKFLKEGPQTTALCLRCENNTDGDRCDTCISGFFRGATIASDPCRPCQCHGHGDVCDPVTGEKCNCGNNTESDNTCSAKGKNLAYSCWSMQCTKCKDSYSGHPSNGHQCYKHITVDTRMCFDAKTIDECKIKPQPLKPGQTVFFVIQPRYMNVDIRFMVDVTQGELDFYMSPNDESFVVQANTSSGHHDIFLDNRYFWHHDIIDVSAVDSLNIFPLNINGNYSDINIDQPIQMGSTSASQCKMDTEKYFYVKDKLAKDLITYVTLQQCNTLLRVFGLKNRLVVTLPHTIHSLGQTKFYIALRSRVGTTASYGLVFFRQDQLHIHLFVFFSVFFSCFFLFLAICVLAWKAKQAADMRRARRRHVVEMLHMAKRPFGRINLSLESPSETPASHRRRGRSKNSPHIQQDIAPVALEPTVDNVAAVGTVFVRLPGKHKSQVTLALASSLVVLSRNHVTYNRAFHRRRGSSHHQAQNLLQQLQPLQAPQQLVPPMFIDVPQEQVPLQPLALNRVQ